In Mucilaginibacter sp. KACC 22063, the genomic stretch TTTTTCTTCAAGGACCCTGCCCCATTCTGGCAAACCAGCCTCTCCTGTATTTATCTCTTGTCCCCCACCAACTAATGCTACAATAACAGACCAATCATTATGCCTGTTCATTATCTCAAACATCATTTCTGGCTCTGAGAAATTTCTATTGAATTTTCTCATGGAGTGTTCGGCATTCCATGCTCTTTGCGCTTCATCGAAGATTACAATTTTATTATTAGGGACTTTTTCCTTTTCAAAAAAATATGCATCTATAAATTGATGTACATTCTCTATAAAAGATATAATTCTATCTGTTTCCTTTTTCCGGACAGACTTATCTATTTTTCGGTGTTTTTTAAACGCATCTCTAGCTAATGCCTCACGTAGTACCTTAATTAAAGGGCCATTACCCGAAAGAAAAGTCGCTGTAGAACTTTCACTTTTCTGAAAATCTGAATGATGTGCTATATTTAATCCTGCAAGTGTTTTTCCAGCTCCAGGAACACCTGTTATAAAACAAATAATTTTTTCGTTTTTCGAGATCGCCGTTTTGATTGCTTCTATTACTGCATCATTTGTTAATGTGAGATTTTCTTCCGAGTGTGAGCGTGTTATTTCAGCAACCGATTTACCAGCATAAAGTGTTTGTGCTGCTTCAATTATTGTTGGAGTTGGTGAGTAGTCACTCCGATTCCATTGTAAATAATTAAATGTTGGATCACCTATACCCCATGTTTTGACAGCAAGGCCTAAATAATGATGAATATTTTCAGAATTAACATAGATAATTTCTTGAATCAAGTTTTGACTGATAATAAGCTTATTATCGAAAGCTTTTGCATTGCTCGCCCATAAAAAAGGAACAATTATTTTGTCCCTAGATTCATAATGAAAGTCTCTTAAATCTAAGCAATAATCAAGCAGTTGATCCTTATCGGCATTGGTAAACTCATGCTTTCCTGATTTAAATTCTATGACAAGGATTATATTAGCAGCTAATAATATAATGTCTATTCTTTTCTCTCTTCTTGCTATTGGATATTCTAATAGTATTCCCCATTTTTCAGACTCTATATTGTGATTTATTACTTCATTTAAAATTGCTTTAAGTGAAGTAATTTCGTTAATCCAAGAATTTGTTTGCGAGTGTTTCTGTTGATAAAATCCTGCGGAGCTAGATTGTGAAGTTAGTTTTCCGACAATAAAATCTAGAGAATCATCTATAAAACCTTTGATGGTGTTTATATAAAAAGCACTCATTTCGAAAAGGTTTTTGAATTAAAGAAGTCCTTGAATTCGATTTGAAGTGCAATTAGAATCTTTTCTAAATTTTCTACAGAAATGTTGCGTCGACCGTTTTCTACATCTGTTACATACGTTCTGTCGATATCAGCTTTATTGGCCAATGATTCTTGCGATATGCCTAATTCCTTTCTACATTCTCGAATTCTTAGACCAATTTTTGCTTTTATGCTCATTCAAGCAAAATGGAATATTGTAGACTTTAAGTCAACGGACTATAAGTGTCATTTTATATCTTGCACCATGCCAAACATCAAATTCCATTACTTATATCGCGATTGGGGTAACTACAAGCAATACGGTTGTATAATCTTTTCAAATCCAACTGGTTTAAACATTGATGAGTTAATGCTGTTACTAAAGCAAAAATTAATTGATGAACAGTTCTTTTACGCTAACAAGTGGAATCTGCCCGACTTACACTTTCCAAACTGGAACGAGCAGCTCGATCACAACTTTCATGAGTTTGAGCGCATTGAATATACTGTTGAACCTGCCAATACATTAATTAACTTAGCCGAGTTTGTAAAGCTTATTGTAAATTCTAAATGAAACGTTACTCCTACCTGTTATTGTTCTTTGTTATTGCTGTTGCATCTTGTAAATCAAAAAAAGCAGTGGTTACACCACCCGAAGCCAAAAGTGTTTATAAATCGCAGCTGGATAGCTTTATCAATATTGCCAAACAAATGAACCCTGCTGTACTTACCGATAGTTTGGGAATGGCCATCCCATCAGATTTTGTGGGTACCGTAAATTTTAACCTGCGCAAGCCTAACTATGTAATTCTGCATTATACCGCGCAGGATTCATTGCAGCAAACCATTAATACTTTTACCATAGCGCGTACACAGGTAAGCGCCCATTACGTGGTAGGTAAAGATGGCCGCGTAGTACATATGCTTAATGATTACCTGCGTGCATGGCAGGCTGGTGTAAGCAAATGGGGGAGCGTTACCGACATGAATAGCTGTTCCATTGGTATTGAAATAGATAACAACGGCAACGAGCCTTTTACCGAACCACAGGTTAAAAGTTTATTGCTATTACTTGCACAACTGAAAAGAGCATACAACATTCCAACGGCAAACTTCATTGGCCATGCGGATATTGCGCCCGGCCGTAAGCCTGATCCGGGACCGTATTTTCCGTGGCAGCGTTTGGCGGCAAAAGGTTTTGGCTACTGGAGCGATGACATTGTTGTGCCTGCACCTGCCAACTTCGACTATGAAACTGCATTAAAGCTGATCGGCTATGATACCCGCAGGTTAAATTATGCTGTCGAAGCTTTTAAACGTCATTTTGTGCAGACTGACATTACGCCGCAAATGACACAGCTGGACTTAAACATCCTGTACAACGTTTACAAAAAGTATAATTAAAGTACCCGGGAATGCATTTGCTAAAAATTATAGCCAAGATTTCGTTTCTTTAAAATACTTTGCCGAAATTTACTTTCATGAATAATTTACCGCCGCTGGCCGAGCGTATGCGCCCACGGTCGCTGGATGATTATGTGGGTCAGAAACACCTTGTTGGTCAGGGTGCCGTGCTGCGCAAAGCGATTGAGTCCGGGGCGTTGCCTTCCATGATATTTTGGGGGCCGCCGGGCGTTGGTAAAACTACTTTAGCTTACATTATTTCGCAAAGCTTGTTCAGGCCATTCTTTTCGTT encodes the following:
- a CDS encoding DUF2075 domain-containing protein translates to MSAFYINTIKGFIDDSLDFIVGKLTSQSSSAGFYQQKHSQTNSWINEITSLKAILNEVINHNIESEKWGILLEYPIARREKRIDIILLAANIILVIEFKSGKHEFTNADKDQLLDYCLDLRDFHYESRDKIIVPFLWASNAKAFDNKLIISQNLIQEIIYVNSENIHHYLGLAVKTWGIGDPTFNYLQWNRSDYSPTPTIIEAAQTLYAGKSVAEITRSHSEENLTLTNDAVIEAIKTAISKNEKIICFITGVPGAGKTLAGLNIAHHSDFQKSESSTATFLSGNGPLIKVLREALARDAFKKHRKIDKSVRKKETDRIISFIENVHQFIDAYFFEKEKVPNNKIVIFDEAQRAWNAEHSMRKFNRNFSEPEMMFEIMNRHNDWSVIVALVGGGQEINTGEAGLPEWGRVLEEKFSDWKAYISPELKIGNHSTGNLTLFESAPTKVEVIENSHLHLTVSIRSYKAEKLSEWVSFLLEGKSEKASEIFKKDLTNYPIVITRHLETAKTWLRNNCKGSRRMGLIASSGARRLRPLGLDVKADLEVEEWFLNSKEDVRSSYYLEIPATEFGIQGLELDWTGLCWDADMRRNESNWDIKSFRGSKWTTVANVEARKYAINKYRVLLTRAREGMIIFIPLGDSNDHTRLPSYYQNTVNYLKACGLEEI
- a CDS encoding helix-turn-helix domain-containing protein, with protein sequence MSIKAKIGLRIRECRKELGISQESLANKADIDRTYVTDVENGRRNISVENLEKILIALQIEFKDFFNSKTFSK
- a CDS encoding N-acetylmuramoyl-L-alanine amidase, which translates into the protein MKRYSYLLLFFVIAVASCKSKKAVVTPPEAKSVYKSQLDSFINIAKQMNPAVLTDSLGMAIPSDFVGTVNFNLRKPNYVILHYTAQDSLQQTINTFTIARTQVSAHYVVGKDGRVVHMLNDYLRAWQAGVSKWGSVTDMNSCSIGIEIDNNGNEPFTEPQVKSLLLLLAQLKRAYNIPTANFIGHADIAPGRKPDPGPYFPWQRLAAKGFGYWSDDIVVPAPANFDYETALKLIGYDTRRLNYAVEAFKRHFVQTDITPQMTQLDLNILYNVYKKYN